One Calditrichota bacterium genomic window carries:
- the rplM gene encoding 50S ribosomal protein L13 codes for MRTYFPKAGDLTPRWVLLDADGQRLGRMATQIATILRGKHRPTFTPNADTGDFVVVVNAGRIALTGRKIDNKTYFRHSTHPGGSTILPMRHVMEQRPEWVLRRAVWGMLPHGPLGRKLIRKLKIYSGPAHPHRAQNPQTSDVAAPPASAASAR; via the coding sequence TTGAGAACTTACTTCCCAAAGGCAGGCGACCTGACGCCCCGCTGGGTCTTACTCGACGCTGATGGGCAGCGGCTTGGTCGGATGGCTACACAGATCGCGACCATATTGCGCGGCAAGCACCGTCCCACCTTTACGCCGAATGCAGATACCGGGGACTTCGTCGTGGTCGTCAATGCCGGGCGGATCGCCCTCACCGGTCGCAAGATCGATAACAAGACCTATTTCCGGCACTCGACCCATCCCGGCGGTTCGACCATTCTGCCGATGCGCCACGTCATGGAGCAGCGCCCTGAGTGGGTCCTGCGCCGTGCGGTATGGGGCATGCTCCCGCATGGCCCGCTCGGCCGTAAGTTGATCCGCAAGTTGAAGATTTACAGCGGACCGGCGCATCCGCACCGGGCACAGAATCCGCAGACGTCAGATGTCGCGGCTCCGCCCGCATCCGCCGCCAGTGCGCGTTAA